In Raphanus sativus cultivar WK10039 chromosome 5, ASM80110v3, whole genome shotgun sequence, the following proteins share a genomic window:
- the LOC108835001 gene encoding protein IQ-domain 26, with product MGRAARWFKGIFGMKKSKEKDYPVSGDGEYLSKGGGEAGGSLIHQNVLQTDSVWLRTYLAETDKEQNKHAIAVAAATAAAADAAVAAAQAAVAVVRLTSNAKNGRYSGRNGVSGTTTERWAAVKIQSVFKGYLARKALRALKGLVKLQALVRGYLVRKRAAEKLHSMQALIRAQTSVRSQRINRNNMFHPRHSLERFDDSRSEIHSKRMSISVEKHINNNNTYDETSPKIVEIDTYKTKSRSRRMNVAVSECGDEDFEWSFRGEKCKFPTAQNTPRFSSLAAMNNHHYYTPPSPAKSVCKDACFRPSYPGLMTPSYMANTQSFRAKARSHSAPRQRPDRKRLSLDEIMAARSSVSGVRMVQPQLQLLKQQQEKRSSCNCDHQFPQEPAGFRFYN from the exons ATGGGTAGAGCAGCGAGATGGTTCAAGGGCATTTTCGGTATGAAAAAGAGCAAGGAGAAAGACTACCCAGTTTCCGGTGACGGAGAATATCTCAGcaaaggaggaggagaagccGGTGGGTCACTAATCCACCAAAACGTCCTCCAAACAGACTCTGTCTGGCTCAGAACCTACTTGGCGGAAACAGACAAGGAACAGAACAAACACGCCATTGCGGTTGCTGCCGCCACTGCTGCAGCAGCAGACGCAGCGGTTGCAGCGGCCCAAGCTGCCGTTGCGGTGGTTAGGCTAACAAGTAACGCGAAAAACGGAAGATATTCCGGACGGAACGGAGTTTCTGGGACCACAACGGAGCGGTGGGCCGCGGTGAAGATTCAAAGTGTCTTCAAGGGCTATTTG GCGAGGAAAGCGTTAAGAGCGTTGAAAGGTCTAGTGAAGCTACAAGCTCTAGTGAGAGGGTACTTAGTTCGCAAACGCGCCGCCGAAAAGCTTCATAGCATGCAAGCTCTTATCAGAGCACAAACCAGCGTTAGGTCTCAACGCATAAACCGCAACAACATGTTTCACCCTCGACATTCTCTT GAGAGGTTTGATGATTCAAGAAGCGAAATCCATAGCAAGAGAATGTCAATCTCTGTCGAGAAAcatatcaacaacaacaacacgtACGATGAGACCAGTCCCAAGATTGTTGAGATTGACACTTACAAGACTAAGTCAAGATCGAGGAGAATGAATGTTGCTGTATCCGAATGCGGAGATGAAGATTTCGAATGGAGTTTCCGTGGAGAGAAATGTAAATTTCCTACGGCTCAAAACACGCCAAGATTCTCTTCTTTGGCGGCAATGAATAATCATCATTACTACACACCGCCTTCGCCGGCAAAAAGCGTTTGCAAAGACGCTTGTTTTAGGCCTAGTTATCCTGGTTTGATGACACCTAGCTATATGGCTAACACGCAGTCGTTTAGAGCCAAGGCGCGTTCGCATAGTGCGCCGAGACAGCGTCCTGATAGGAAGAGGTTGTCGCTTGATGAGATTATGGCGGCTAGGAGTAGCGTTAGCGGCGTGAGGATGGTCCAACCGCAACTGCAGTTACTGAAACAGCAACAAGAGAAACGTTCTTCTTGTAATTGTGATCATCAGTTTCCTCAAGAACCGGCGGGTTTTAGATTCTATAATTAG
- the LOC108857032 gene encoding probable mitochondrial-processing peptidase subunit alpha-2, chloroplastic/mitochondrial, whose translation MYRMAALRAKALTGCLSRGFRASRYASSTAAIATASAVFSGSSIPSLNIPLEGVSLPPSLSDNLNPSKLHTTTLPNGLKIASEMSPNPAASVGLYVDCGSIYETPYSRGATHLLERMAFKSTLNRSHLRLVREIESMGASTSASASREQMGYTIDALKTYVPHMVEVLVDSVRNPAFLDWEVNEELGKVKVEIGELAKNPMGYLLEAAHSAAYSGAMANPLYAPESAISGLNGDVLQKFVSENYTAPRMVLAASGVEHEELLKVVEPLLSDLPNVTRLAEPKSEYVGGDFRQHTGDEATHFALSFGVPGWDKEKEAVMATVLQMLMGGGGSFSAGGPGKGMHSWLYLRILNQYQEFQSCTAFTSIFNNAGLFGIYGCTSPEYAAKGIELVADEMKAVAEGKVNQKHLDRAKAATKSAILMNLESRMIVSEDIGRQILTYGERKPVDAFLKTVDQLTLKDIADFTSKIIAKPLTMASLGSVLNVPSYDSVSSRFS comes from the exons ATGTACCGCATGGCAGCTTTACGAGCAAAGGCTCTTACG GGCTGTCTTAGCCGCGGTTTCAGAGCATCACGCTATGCAAGCTCAACTGCTGCTATTGCAACGGCTTCAGCAGTTTTCTCAGGTAGCTCGATTCCTTCGTTGAACATTCCCTTGGAAGGTGTCTCTCTTCCACCATCACTCTCTGATAATCTCAACCCTAGCAAGCTTCACACCACTACTCTTCCCAATGGTCTCAAAATAGCCTCTGAGATGTCTCCG AATCCAGCAGCTTCGGTTGGTTTATACGTTGACTGCGGCTCTATCTACGAGACACCTTATTCACGCGGAGCTACGCACTTGCTTGAGAGGATGGCTTTCAAGAGCACGTTGAACAGAAGCCATCTCCGCCTTGTGAGGGAGATAGAGTCCATGGGAGCCAGCACTTCAGCTTCTGCATCTAGAGAGCAGATGGGTTACACCATCGACGCTCTCAAAACATATGTTCCTCACATGGTTGAAGTGCTTGTCGACAGTGTGAGGAACCCTGCGTTCCTCGACTGGGAAGTCAACGAAGAG CTCGGGAAAGTGAAAGTGGAGATAGGAGAGCTTGCAAAGAACCCTATGGGTTATCTCCTCGAGGCGGCTCATTCTGCTGCTTACTCTGGCGCTATGGCTAATCCTTTGTACGCACCTGAATCTGCAATTAGTGGATTAAATGGAGACGTCTTGCAGAAGTTCGTTTCC GAGAACTACACTGCCCCACGAATGGTGTTAGCAGCTAGTGGAGTCGAACATGAGGAGCTTTTAAAAGTGGTTGAGCCATTACTCTCTGACCTTCCTAATGTAACTCGACTAGCAGAACCTAAGTCTGAATATGTTGGTGGAGATTTTCGTCAACATACTGGTGATGAG GCTACACATTTTGCGCTTTCTTTTGGAGTGCCAGGATGGGATAAAGAGAAGGAAGCTGTTATGGCCACTGTTCTTCAG ATGCTTATGGGAGGAGGTGGCTCATTCTCTGCGGGAGGTCCTGGCAAGGGAATGCACTCTTGGCTCT ATCTCCGTATTTTGAACCAATACCAGGAGTTTCAATCATGCACTGCATTCactagcatctttaacaacgcCGGATTGTTTGGAATCTACGGTTGCACT AGTCCTGAGTATGCTGCAAAGGGAATTGAATTAGTAGCTGATGAAATGAAAGCTGTTGCTGAAGGAAAAG TTAACCAGAAACATCTCGATCGTGCCAAAGCAGCAACGAAATCTGCAATTCTGATGAATCTTGAATCTAGG ATGATTGTATCAGAAGACATCGGTAGACAGATACTTACATACGGAGAGAG GAAGCCAGTGGATGCATTCTTGAAGACAGTTGACCAACTCACCTTAAAGGACATAGCAGATTTCACCAGCAAGATTATTGCAAAGCCATTGACGATGGCATCTTTAGGATCAG TGTTGAATGTTCCAAGCTACGACTCCGTAAGCAGTAGATTTTCTTGA
- the LOC108858063 gene encoding jacalin-related lectin 34-like → MVGVIYEQISKATMSWDDGTHAKVKKVHITYDDVIYSVQVTYGTALQVQTPRRGSVGPMSAEFTLESDEYITALSGYALSTQDVVTSLTFTTNKKTYGPYGNKFGYQISVLEKTGKQIAGFRGKKGKILNSVDVHYAPIPTGTSGLETSSGAQKLHVGGLAGGTAWDDGSDHDGVTNIYVGWNLDGIQYVMFGYVKDGQPKQGGHHGSTNGYKGEIVINDPGEHLVSVEGWYDSTNFILGIQFKTNGHKIYDSMGFKFNGDTDTKFTLQVQDKKIIGIHGFASDHLNSIGAYFVPLPSTTTLPIVPPEKVGAVWDDGAYGKVKKVFIGLGQDGITSVKFEYKNGSKVVKGVEHGTPTLLGFEKFTLQLGSDEYITAYSAYVEKLATQNVVTSLTFTTNKKNYGPYGNKSGFEIFVPEETGKQIAGFHGISGNVLNTLGGYYAPIPMPPTKKLDAEGGTGGTAWDDGSDHDGVTKIYVRTGAAGVQYVKFDYVKDGQPKQETRHGVDGSRGLTREIVINYPDEHLVSVEGWYDSSNIILGIQFKTNKKTSDYLGFESDGTGTEFTLQVQNKIIGFHGFSSNHLHSIGAYFVPLPSTTSLPIVPSKKLGAVWDDHTHDKVKKVFVGLGQDGIASVKFVYIDGSYRVYGVERGKPTLLGFEEFTLGSYEYITALSAYTKTLSTQDVVTSLTFTTNKKTYGPYGNKSGLLFSFPEETGKQIAGFHGTSDSVLNSIEVHYAPIPAVQKLDAQGSTGGTEWDDGSDHDGVTNICLGFNWLGIRQVMFSYVKDEETKQGSQHGLKDRRGQTIDIVINHPDEYLVSVEGWYDSSNTIMGIKFETNQKIHDYMGLMNASGTKFSLQVQDKKIVGFHGFSTAFLHSVGAYFAPLSSTTTTPIVTPKELEAKGGESES, encoded by the exons ATGGTTGGTGTAATATATGAACAGATATCGAAAGCGACGATGTCTTGGGACGATGGTACGCACGCGAAGGTGAAGAAAGTTCATATTACGTACGATGACGTCATCTACTCAGTCCAGGTCACCTACGGAACCGCACTTCAAGTTCAAACCCCGCGTCGCGGCTCTGTGGGGCCCATGTCTGCCGAG TTCACTTTGGAATCGGACGAATACATAACGGCTCTTTCTGGTTACGCCTTGAGCACGCAAGACGTTGTAACGTCGTTGACTTTCACAACGAACAAGAAGACTTATGGACCTTATGGAAACAAATTTGGCTATCAGATTTCTGTTCTTGAGAAGACCGGAAAACAGATCGCCGGTTTTCGCGGTAAGAAAGGCAAAATTCTCAACTCCGTCGACGTTCACTACGCTCCCATACCCACCGGAACCAGCGGTTTAGAGACCAGTTCAGGGGCTCAAAAATTGCATGTAGGAGGTCTAGCAGGTGGAACGGCATGGGACGATGGATCTGATCACGATGGTGTGACAAATATATACGTAGGATGGAACTTGGATGGCATTCAATACGTAATGTTCGGCTATGTGAAAGATGGACAGCCAAAACAAGGTGGCCACCACGGTAGTACTAACGGTTACAAGGGAGAG ATTGTTATTAACGATCCAGGAGAGCATCTGGTTTCAGTCGAGGGTTGGTATGATTCTACCAATTTCATCTTGGGAATCCAGTTCAAAACTAACGGCCACAAGATTTATGATTCCATGGGCTTTAAATTCAATGGCGATACTGATACTAAATTTACTCTCCAAGTTCAAGACAAGAAGATCATCGGGATCCACGGTTTCGCGAGCGACCACCTCAATTCCATTGGAGCTTATTTCGTTCCCTTACCTTCCACCACCACCCTTCCTATCGTTCCCCCGGAGAAGGTTGGAGCTGTGTGGGACGATGGTGCTTACGGAAAAGTTAAAAAGGTCTTTATAGGACTAGGCCAAGATGGTATAACATCTGTTAAGTTTGAATACAAAAATGGTTCTAAAGTGGTCAAAGGAGTTGAACATGGGACACCAACATTGCTTGGATTCGAGAAG TTCACTTTGCAATTGGGGTCAGACGAGTACATAACGGCTTATTCTGCTTACGTCGAAAAGCTGGCCACGCAAAATGTTGTAACGTCGTTGACTTTTACAACGAACAAGAAGAATTATGGACCTTACGGAAACAAATCTGGTTTCGAGATTTTTGTTCCTGAGGAAACCGGAAAACAGATAGCCGGTTTTCATGGTATCAGCGGAAATGTTCTCAACACTCTAGGCGGTTACTACGCTCCCATTCCCATGCCCCCCACTAAAAAATTGGATGCAGAAGGTGGCACAGGTGGGACGGCATGGGACGACGGATCCGATCACGATGGGGTGACAAAAATATACGTACGAACCGGTGCGGCAGGGGTTCAATACGTTAAGTTCGACTATGTGAAAGATGGACAACCGAAACAAGAAACCCGCCACGGTGTGGACGGTAGTAGAGGTTTAACACGAGAG ATTGTGATTAACTATCCGGACGAGCATCTGGTTTCAGTCGAGGGTTGGTATGATTCCTCCAATATCATCTTGGGAATCCAGTTTAAAACTAACAAGAAGACTTCTGATTACCTCGGCTTTGAGTCCGATGGTACTGGTACTGAATTTACTCTCCAAGTTCAAAACAAAATCATCGGGTTTCACGGTTTCTCCAGCAACCACCTCCATTCCATTGGAGCTTATTTCGTTCCGTTACCCTCCACCACCAGCCTTCCTATTGTTCCCTCGAAGAAGCTTGGAGCTGTGTGGGACGATCATACTCACGACAAAGTGAAAAAGGTCTTTGTAGGACTAGGCCAAGATGGTATAGCATCTGTCAAGTTTGTATACATAGATGGTTCTTACAGGGTGTATGGAGTTGAACGTGGGAAACCAACATTGCTTGGATTCGAGGAG TTCACTTTGGGATCATACGAGTACATAACGGCTCTTTCTGCTTACACCAAAACGCTGAGCACCCAAGATGTTGTAACGTCGTTGACTTTCACAACGAACAAGAAGACTTATGGACCTTACGGAAATAAATCTGGTTTACTGTTTTCTTTTCCGGAGGAGACCGGAAAACAGATCGCCGGTTTTCATGGTACGAGCGACAGTGTTCTCAACTCCATCGAGGTTCACTACGCTCCCATACCCGCCGTTCAAAAATTGGATGCACAAGGTAGCACTGGTGGAACGGAATGGGACGATGGATCTGATCACGACGGCGTGACAAATATATGCTTAGGATTCAACTGGCTTGGCATTCGACAAGTAATGTTCAGTTATGTGAAAGATGAAGAAACGAAACAAGGTAGCCAACACGGTTTGAAAGATCGTAGAGGTCAGACCATAGAT ATTGTGATTAACCATCCGGACGAGTATCTGGTTTCAGTCGAGGGTTGGTATGATTCCTCCAATACCATCATGGGAATCAAGTTCGAAACTAACCAAAAGATTCATGATTACATGGGCTTAATGAATGCTAGTGGTACTAAATTTAGTCTCCAAGTTCAAGACAAGAAGATCGTAGGGTTTCACGGCTTTAGCACAGCCTTTCTGCATTCCGTTGGAGCTTATTTCGCTCCGTTATCCTCCACCACGACCACTCCTATAGTTACCCCGAAGGAGCTTGAAGCTAAGGGTGGTGAGTCTGAGTCGTAA
- the LOC108858062 gene encoding jacalin-related lectin 34-like → MSWDDGTHAKVKKVHITYDDVIYSIQVTYGTAPQAPLRGSVGPMSAEFTLESNEYITALSDYALSTQDVITSLTFKTNKKTYGPYGNKYGYQISAAHEKIGKQIAGFHGTEGKILNSIDVHYAPIPTGTGGSEAQKLDAEGGASGAVWDDGAHDNVKKVSVGQGQDGIAAVKFEYRNGSQVVIGADRGTPTLLGYEEFELASDEYITIVEGYYDKILGSDGLTSLTFHTNKNTYGPYGLQGSTHFDIKAEGYKITGFHGRAGDTITAIGVYLAPVGTIPLTPAEPTEKLEDGRTTWDDGVYDKVKKVFIGLGQDGIASVKFEYINGSQVVYGVEHGTPTLPGFEEIVINYPDEHLVSVEGWYDSSNIILGIQFKTNKKTSDYLGFEFDGTGTEFNLQVQNKIIGFHGFSSNHLHSIGAYFVPLPSTTTTIPIVPLKKLGTKWDDSAHEKVKKVFVGLGQDGIAAVKFEYINGSQVVIGVEHGKPTLLGFEEFTLGSYEYITALSAYTKTLNTQDIVTSLTFTTNKKTYGPYGNKSGFQFSFPEESGKQLAGFHGTSDNVLNSIEVHYAPIPAVQKLDAQGGTGGTEWDDGSDHDGVTNITVRINWLGIQYVRFDYVKDGQPKNGGQHGGKSGRGHPLDVVINHPDEHLVSVEGWYDSSNTIMGIQFKTNQKTSDYMGSGFNEDTGTKFILQVQDKKIIGFHGFNAGYLNSIGAYFAPLSFTTAIPIVPSKKLGTKWDDGAYKKVTKVFVGLGEDGIAAVKFDYINDSYRVYGVERGKPTLLGFEEFTLESYEYITALSGYTKTLSMQDVVTSLTFTTNMKTYGPYGNKSGFLFSFPEETGKQIAGFHGTSDNVLNSIDVHYAPIPRLVVQRLNAQGGTGGTEWDDGSDHDGVTNIYVRSNMYGIQYVRFDYAKAGQQKQGDHHGGSTGSRESEREIVINHPDEQVVSVEGWYDPTNVICRMRFRTNQKIYDILEIVSNGSNPTKFTLKVQDKKIIGFHGFSSNQLNSIGAYFAPLSSATTPPIVNPEGA, encoded by the exons ATGTCTTGGGACGATGGTACGCACGCAAAGGTGAAGAAAGTTCATATTACATATGATGACGTCATCTACTCAATCCAGGTCACGTACGGAACCGCACCTCAAGCCCCGCTTCGTGGCTCTGTTGGGCCCATGTCTGCCGAG TTCACCTTGGAATCGAACGAGTACATAACGGCTCTTTCTGATTACGCGCTGAGCACGCAAGACGTTATAACGTCGTTGACTTTCAAAACGAACAAGAAGACGTATGGACCTTATGGAAACAAATATGGTTATCAGATTTCTGCTGCTCATGAGAAAATCGGAAAACAAATCGCCGGTTTTCATGGTACCGAAGGCAAAATTCTCAACTCCATTGACGTTCACTACGCTCCAATACCCACTGGCACCGGCGGTTCAGAGGCTCAAAAGTTGGATGCCGAGGGTGGAGCGTCTGGAGCTGTGTGGGACGATGGTGCTCACGACAACGTTAAAAAGGTCTCTGTTGGACAAGGCCAAGATGGTATAGCAGCTGTCAAGTTTGAATACAGAAATGGTTCTCAAGTTGTTATTGGAGCTGACCGTGGGACACCAACATTGCTTGGATACGAAGAG TTTGAGCTTGCATCTGATGAATACATAACCATCGTGGAAGGTTACTACGACAAAATCTTAGGAAGTGATGGCCTGACGAGTCTCACTTTCCATACTAACAAGAATACATATGGTCCGTATGGTCTCCAAGGTAGCAcacactttgacatcaaggcgGAAGGTTACAAGATAACAGGGTTCCATGGTCGAGCTGGTGATACTATCACTGCTATTGGAGTTTACTTGGCTCCAGTAGGTACCATCCCCTTGACTCCTGCAGAACCAACCGAGAAGCTAGAAGATGGAAGAACGACATGGGATGATGGCGTTTACGACAAAGTGAAAAAGGTCTTTATAGGACTAGGCCAAGATGGTATAGCATCTGTCAAGTTTGAATACATAAATGGTTCTCAAGTGGTTTATGGAGTTGAACATGGGACACCAACATTGCCTGGATTCGAGGAG ATTGTGATTAACTATCCGGACGAGCATCTGGTTTCAGTCGAGGGTTGGTATGATTCCTCCAATATCATCTTGGGAATCCAGTTTAAAACTAACAAGAAGACTTCTGATTACCTCGGCTTTGAGTTCGATGGTACTGGTACTGAATTTAATCTCCAAGTTCAAAACAAAATCATCGGGTTTCACGGTTTCTCCAGCAACCACCTCCATTCCATTGGAGCTTATTTCGTTCCGTTACCCtcgaccaccaccaccattcCTATTGTTCCCTTGAAGAAGCTTGGAACTAAGTGGGACGACAGTGCTCACGAAAAAGTGAAAAAGGTCTTTGTAGGACTAGGCCAAGATGGTATAGCAGCTGTCAAGTTTGAATACATAAATGGTTCTCAAGTTGTTATTGGAGTTGAACATGGGAAACCAACATTGCTTGGATTCGAGGAG TTCACTTTGGGATCGTACGAGTACATAACGGCTCTTTCTGCTTACACCAAAACGCTGAACACCCAAGATATTGTAACGTCGTTGACTTTCACAACGAACAAGAAGACTTATGGACCTTATGGAAATAAATCTGGTTTCCAGTTTTCTTTTCCGGAGGAGTCCGGAAAACAGCTCGCCGGTTTTCATGGTACGAGCGACAATGTTCTCAACTCCATCGAGGTTCACTACGCTCCCATACCCGCCGTTCAAAAATTGGATGCACAAGGTGGCACTGGTGGAACGGAATGGGACGATGGATCTGATCACGACGGCGTGACAAATATAACCGTAAGAATTAACTGGCTTGGCATTCAATACGTAAGGTTCGACTATGTGAAAGATGGACAACCGAAAAACGGTGGCCAACACGGTGGGAAAAGTGGTAGAGGTCACCCGCTAGAT GTTGTGATTAACCATCCGGACGAGCATCTGGTTTCAGTCGAGGGTTGGTATGATTCCTCCAATACCATCATGGGAATCCAGTTCAAAACTAACCAGAAGACTTCTGATTACATGGGCTCTGGATTCAATGAGGATACTGGTACTAAATTTATCCTCCAAGTTCAAGACAAGAAGATCATCGGGTTTCACGGTTTCAACGCAGGCTATCTCAATTCCATTGGAGCTTATTTCGCTCCGTTATCCTTCACCACCGCCATTCCTATTGTTCCCTCGAAGAAGCTTGGGACTAAGTGGGACGATGGTGCTTACAAAAAAGTTACAAAGGTCTTCGTAGGACTAGGCGAAGATGGTATAGCAGCTGTCAAATTTGACTACATAAATGATTCTTATAGGGTTTATGGAGTTGAACGCGGGAAACCAACATTGCTTGGATTCGAGGAG ttcACTTTGGAATCGTACGAGTACATAACGGCTCTTTCTGGTTACACCAAAACGCTGAGCATGCAAGATGTTGTAACGTCGTTGACTTTCACAACGAACATGAAGACTTATGGACCTTATGGAAATAAATCTGGTTTCCTGTTTTCTTTTCCGGAGGAGACCGGAAAACAGATAGCCGGTTTTCATGGTACGAGCGACAATGTTCTCAACTCCATCGACGTTCACTACGCTCCCATTCCTAGACTCGTCGTTCAAAGATTGAATGCACAAGGTGGCACTGGTGGAACGGAATGGGACGATGGATCTGATCACGACGGCgtaacaaatatatatgtaagatCAAACATGTATGGCATTCAATACGTAAGGTTCGACTATGCGAAAGCTGGACAACAGAAACAAGGAGACCACCACGGTGGCAGTACTGGTAGTAGAGAATCAGAGAGAGAG ATTGTGATTAACCATCCGGACGAGCAAGTGGTTTCCGTCGAGGGTTGGTATGATCCTACCAATGTCATCTGCCGAATGCGATTCAGAACTAACCAAAAGATTTATGATATCTTGGAAATTGTATCCAATGGTAGTAATCCTACTAAATTTACTCTCAAAGTTCAAGACAAGAAGATCATCGGGTTTCATGGTTTCTCCAGCAACCAGCTCAATTCCATTGGAGCTTATTTCGCTCCGTTATCCTCCGCCACCACCCCTCCTATCGTTAACCCCGAAGGAGCTTGA